In the Candidatus Rhodoblastus alkanivorans genome, one interval contains:
- the dprA gene encoding DNA-processing protein DprA — protein sequence MKAARLTDEQKLDWLQLIRCENIGPRTFLALIQRHGDAGAALRALPELIRQGRGRPVTLASRDMALREWERAARLGARFIALCEPDFPPALRAIDAPPPLIAVRGDAGLLRKPMVALVGSRNASAAGLAMTERLGLGLGAAGYAVVSGAARGIDACAHKASLPTGAVGVLAGGLDRPYPPENLDLLEDMAARGVVISEMPFGYEPRGRDFPRRNRIVSGLSLATVVVEAARRSGSLITARFAQEQGREVFAVPGSPLDPRAAGALDLIRDGALLCMDAQDVIDVVAPLAARGAARYDLLFEPEPAPYDEPLWDEWDGIAPAAPLALEFVDDELDAGQDFKANGAERRDAETGRERVERLLGPAPIGVDDLARASGFSVQEIRLILQELEIEGRIERHGGDRVALIG from the coding sequence ATGAAGGCGGCGCGCCTCACCGACGAACAGAAACTTGACTGGCTGCAACTCATCCGTTGCGAAAACATCGGTCCGCGCACTTTCCTCGCCTTGATCCAGCGCCATGGCGACGCCGGCGCCGCGCTGCGCGCTCTGCCAGAGCTGATCCGCCAGGGCAGGGGCCGGCCGGTGACGCTGGCCTCGCGCGATATGGCTTTGCGCGAATGGGAGCGGGCCGCGCGCCTCGGCGCCCGCTTCATCGCTTTATGCGAGCCGGATTTTCCGCCCGCGCTGCGGGCGATCGACGCGCCGCCGCCTCTGATCGCGGTTCGCGGCGACGCCGGCCTGTTGCGCAAGCCCATGGTCGCGCTGGTCGGCTCGCGCAACGCCTCGGCCGCGGGGCTCGCCATGACCGAAAGGCTCGGGCTGGGCCTGGGCGCGGCGGGCTATGCCGTGGTTTCGGGCGCGGCGCGCGGCATCGACGCCTGCGCCCATAAAGCCTCGCTGCCGACCGGCGCGGTCGGCGTGCTCGCGGGCGGGCTCGACAGGCCCTATCCGCCGGAAAATCTCGATCTGCTCGAAGACATGGCCGCGCGCGGCGTGGTGATCTCCGAAATGCCCTTTGGCTATGAGCCGCGCGGCCGTGATTTTCCCCGCCGCAACCGCATCGTCTCCGGCCTGTCCCTGGCGACGGTGGTGGTCGAGGCGGCGCGGCGCTCGGGCTCGCTGATCACGGCGCGCTTCGCCCAGGAGCAGGGCCGCGAGGTTTTCGCCGTGCCGGGCTCGCCGCTCGATCCGCGCGCGGCGGGGGCGCTCGACCTTATTCGCGACGGCGCGCTGCTTTGCATGGACGCGCAGGATGTGATCGACGTCGTCGCGCCGCTCGCCGCGCGCGGCGCCGCACGTTACGACCTGCTGTTCGAGCCCGAGCCGGCGCCCTATGACGAGCCGCTGTGGGACGAATGGGACGGGATCGCGCCCGCCGCGCCGCTCGCGCTCGAATTCGTGGACGACGAATTGGACGCCGGGCAGGACTTTAAGGCGAATGGCGCAGAGCGCCGCGACGCCGAGACGGGCCGCGAAAGGGTCGAGCGCCTGCTCGGGCCGGCGCCTATTGGCGTGGACGATCTCGCCCGCGCCAGCGGATTTTCGGTTCAGGAAATCCGTCTGATCCTGCAGGAGCTGGAAATCGAAGGCCGGATCGAACGCCACGGCGGCGACCGCGTCGCGCTGATCGGCTGA
- the minE gene encoding cell division topological specificity factor MinE → MNVFAFFKTRGSAPVARERLQILLAHERVTLGPGNLIAILRDELLATIAKHVEIDPEALKIKMDHSGAVSTLEIDVEIPTEKIAPKPALRESARAAAR, encoded by the coding sequence ATGAACGTATTCGCCTTTTTCAAGACGCGCGGTTCCGCGCCGGTCGCGCGCGAGCGTTTGCAGATTCTGCTCGCGCACGAGCGCGTCACGCTGGGGCCCGGGAATCTCATCGCCATTCTGCGCGACGAACTCCTGGCGACGATCGCCAAACATGTCGAAATCGATCCGGAGGCTCTGAAGATCAAGATGGATCATTCGGGGGCCGTTTCCACGCTCGAGATCGATGTTGAGATCCCGACCGAGAAGATCGCTCCCAAGCCCGCCCTGCGGGAATCGGCGCGAGCGGCGGCGCGCTGA
- the minD gene encoding septum site-determining protein MinD produces the protein MSKVVVVTSGKGGVGKTTSTASLGAALAKSGQRVCVVDFDVGLRNLDLVMGAERRVVYDLINVAQGDIKLSQALIRDKRIDTLNLLAASQTRDKDALTEAGVERVIGELRGVFDWILCDSPAGIERGATLAMRFADEAVVVTNPEVSSVRDSDRIIGLLDSKTLRAEQGQRMEKQLLLTRFDASRASRGEMLSVDDVLDILSIPLLGIIPESEDILRASNLGAPVTINGSTTEAARSYEHAARRLTGESVPMLFPGEKKSFLNRILGRRAA, from the coding sequence ATGAGCAAAGTCGTTGTGGTGACGTCAGGAAAAGGCGGCGTGGGCAAGACGACATCGACGGCTTCGCTCGGAGCCGCGCTGGCCAAGAGCGGCCAGCGGGTCTGCGTCGTCGATTTCGACGTGGGCTTGCGCAATCTCGATCTGGTGATGGGCGCCGAGCGCAGGGTCGTCTATGACCTCATCAATGTCGCCCAGGGCGACATCAAGCTGTCGCAGGCGCTGATCCGCGACAAGCGCATCGACACATTGAACCTGCTCGCGGCGTCGCAGACCCGCGACAAAGACGCCTTGACGGAAGCGGGCGTGGAAAGGGTCATCGGCGAATTGCGCGGCGTCTTCGACTGGATTCTCTGCGACAGTCCGGCGGGAATCGAACGGGGCGCGACGCTGGCGATGCGCTTCGCCGACGAGGCGGTCGTGGTCACCAATCCGGAGGTGTCGTCGGTCCGCGATTCGGATCGCATCATCGGATTGCTGGATTCCAAGACCCTGCGCGCCGAACAAGGCCAGCGCATGGAGAAACAGCTTCTCCTGACCCGTTTCGACGCTTCCCGCGCGAGCCGCGGCGAAATGCTCAGCGTCGACGATGTGCTGGACATCCTCTCCATTCCCCTGCTCGGGATCATTCCGGAGAGCGAGGACATCCTGCGGGCGTCCAATCTCGGCGCTCCCGTCACCATCAACGGATCGACGACCGAGGCGGCCCGCTCCTATGAGCACGCGGCGCGCCGCCTCACCGGCGAATCGGTGCCCATGCTGTTTCCCGGCGAAAAGAAGTCGTTCCTCAATCGCATCCTCGGCCGGAGGGCGGCATGA
- a CDS encoding metal-dependent hydrolase, which yields MKITWLGHSAFRVDLRDSHILIDPFLTGNPKFTGSLDEVSAGVTHIVLTHGHDDHIGDAPEIAKKTGAQIVANFEVCMFLNSKGAENINPGNTGGTIPCGEFSVALTPALHSASTIIDGKPVYLGNPNGAVLLPESGPRVYHFGDTAIFSDMDLIREMYQPEIGLIPVGDRFTMDGKTAALAVNRYFDFRHVIPMHYGTFPIIDQTPDAFVAAMQGAKARVHRPEIGETIQF from the coding sequence ATGAAAATCACCTGGCTCGGCCATTCGGCGTTCCGCGTCGATCTGCGCGACTCGCACATCCTGATCGACCCCTTCCTCACCGGCAATCCGAAATTCACCGGCAGCCTGGACGAGGTCTCGGCGGGCGTCACCCATATCGTCCTCACCCACGGTCATGACGACCATATCGGCGACGCGCCGGAGATCGCCAAAAAGACCGGCGCGCAGATCGTCGCCAATTTCGAAGTCTGCATGTTTCTCAACAGCAAGGGCGCCGAAAACATCAATCCCGGCAATACCGGCGGGACCATTCCCTGCGGCGAATTCTCGGTCGCGCTCACGCCGGCTTTGCATTCGGCCAGCACCATCATTGACGGCAAGCCGGTCTATCTCGGCAATCCCAATGGCGCGGTCCTGCTGCCAGAATCCGGCCCGCGCGTCTATCATTTCGGCGACACCGCGATCTTTTCCGACATGGACCTCATCCGCGAAATGTACCAGCCGGAAATCGGCCTCATTCCGGTCGGCGACCGTTTCACCATGGACGGCAAGACGGCGGCCCTGGCGGTGAATCGTTATTTCGACTTCCGCCATGTCATTCCGATGCATTACGGCACCTTCCCGATCATCGACCAGACGCCGGACGCCTTCGTCGCCGCCATGCAGGGCGCCAAGGCGCGGGTCCATCGTCCGGAGATCGGCGAGACGATCCAGTTTTGA
- a CDS encoding class I SAM-dependent methyltransferase — MAGSNEKTLQSYAARLAAYVDGTAPDVSGAVKDWIDALLADLPPSARLFELGAAFGRDAAYIRRRGFRIECADAVPGFVETLRARGLKARLFNVLTDDLPEIYDLIFANAVLLHFTGDEFALALAKLRCALAAGGRLAFSLKRGRGEEWSNAKIGAPRYFLHWEAEDLPPFLRAAGFASWEIACARENWLYVTARAP, encoded by the coding sequence ATGGCCGGTTCGAACGAAAAGACGTTGCAATCCTATGCCGCGCGGCTCGCGGCCTATGTCGACGGCACGGCGCCGGACGTAAGCGGCGCGGTGAAGGACTGGATCGATGCGCTGCTGGCCGATTTGCCGCCTTCCGCGCGCCTTTTCGAACTGGGCGCCGCCTTCGGCCGCGACGCCGCTTACATTCGCCGCCGGGGGTTCCGCATCGAATGCGCCGACGCCGTGCCGGGTTTCGTCGAAACCTTGCGCGCCCGGGGGCTGAAGGCGCGGCTTTTCAACGTCCTGACTGACGATCTTCCTGAAATCTACGACCTGATCTTCGCCAATGCCGTGCTGCTGCATTTCACGGGTGATGAATTCGCCCTGGCGCTCGCCAAATTACGCTGCGCGCTTGCGGCCGGCGGGCGCCTCGCCTTCAGCCTCAAACGGGGACGGGGCGAGGAATGGTCGAACGCGAAAATCGGCGCGCCGCGCTACTTCCTTCATTGGGAGGCGGAGGATTTGCCGCCCTTTTTGCGCGCGGCCGGCTTCGCCTCCTGGGAAATCGCCTGCGCGCGCGAAAACTGGCTCTATGTCACGGCGCGCGCGCCCTGA
- the plsY gene encoding glycerol-3-phosphate 1-O-acyltransferase PlsY, which produces MISLPLALLALLIGYGLGSIPFGLLLTKAAGLGDVRAIGSGNIGATNVLRTGRKDIAAATLLLDALKGTAAVLIMSRFSLEAGALAGFAAFLGHIFPAWLKFKGGKGVATFLGCLFGFAWPAGLAFMAIWLATAFLSKYSSLSALVASALSPVVLWLLGLPGHADLLAVMAAILWVKHRENIARLRAGTEGRIGQKK; this is translated from the coding sequence ATGATTTCCCTTCCGCTCGCGCTTCTTGCGCTTCTTATCGGCTATGGCCTCGGCTCGATTCCCTTCGGCCTGCTGCTCACCAAAGCCGCGGGGCTCGGCGACGTGCGCGCGATCGGCTCCGGCAATATTGGCGCGACCAATGTGCTGCGCACCGGGCGCAAGGACATAGCCGCCGCGACTCTGCTGCTCGACGCGCTCAAGGGGACGGCGGCGGTGCTCATCATGTCCCGCTTTTCGCTCGAAGCCGGCGCCCTGGCGGGGTTCGCGGCCTTTCTCGGCCATATTTTCCCGGCCTGGCTCAAGTTCAAGGGCGGCAAGGGCGTTGCGACCTTTCTCGGCTGCCTGTTCGGCTTCGCCTGGCCCGCCGGTCTGGCCTTCATGGCGATCTGGCTCGCGACAGCTTTTCTTTCGAAATATTCGTCGCTCTCGGCTTTGGTCGCCAGCGCTTTGTCGCCTGTCGTGCTTTGGCTGCTGGGCCTTCCCGGCCACGCCGATCTGCTTGCGGTCATGGCCGCGATCCTGTGGGTCAAGCACAGGGAAAACATCGCCCGGCTGCGCGCGGGGACCGAAGGCAGGATCGGCCAGAAGAAATGA
- the minC gene encoding septum site-determining protein MinC has product MNAHVRSPATLNLRTHSLIAFVLQPVEPLSEWLGTLDGWLAQAPNFFANKPIILDLAQIDISVKDYRDLLGQLARRHIRVMGAEGANPSLVGPHLPPKVTGGVPVAPQETPAETPAETNAAPAEPAKAPPSAKTLVIDAPVRSGQSIVNLEGDITIVGRVASGAEIIAGGSVHVYGAIQGRVIAGVSGAPNARIFCTEARAELLCIGGAYRTAEDMDPRLEGKSVEVRLAEGGLQIRILN; this is encoded by the coding sequence ATGAACGCCCACGTTCGCTCTCCTGCCACGCTAAATCTGCGAACCCATTCGCTGATCGCGTTCGTTCTGCAGCCCGTGGAGCCGTTGAGCGAATGGCTCGGGACGCTTGACGGCTGGCTGGCCCAAGCCCCGAATTTCTTCGCCAACAAGCCGATCATCCTCGATCTCGCCCAGATCGACATATCGGTGAAGGATTATCGCGACCTTCTGGGCCAGCTTGCGCGCCGCCATATCCGCGTCATGGGCGCGGAAGGCGCCAACCCGTCCCTGGTCGGGCCGCATCTGCCGCCGAAGGTGACGGGAGGCGTGCCCGTCGCGCCGCAAGAAACGCCCGCTGAAACGCCCGCTGAAACCAATGCCGCACCCGCAGAGCCTGCGAAAGCCCCGCCGAGCGCCAAAACGCTGGTGATCGACGCGCCGGTGCGTTCCGGCCAATCGATCGTGAATCTCGAGGGCGACATAACGATCGTGGGCCGCGTCGCCTCAGGCGCCGAAATCATCGCTGGCGGATCGGTTCATGTTTATGGCGCGATCCAGGGCCGGGTCATCGCCGGCGTCTCCGGCGCGCCGAATGCGCGCATTTTCTGCACCGAAGCGCGCGCCGAACTGCTCTGCATCGGCGGCGCCTACAGGACCGCGGAGGACATGGATCCGAGGCTCGAGGGCAAAAGCGTCGAAGTCCGGCTGGCCGAAGGCGGCCTGCAGATCCGCATCTTGAATTGA
- the xth gene encoding exodeoxyribonuclease III: MRIATWNVNSVRQRVEALVGYLRTVQPDVLCLQELKCLEEQFPRLEVEAAGYNVAIHGQKSYNGVAILSKAPMEIAVGLPGDENDAQSRYIEAVIPWGKTALRVGCLYLPNGNPLGADKYDYKLAWMDRLIAHARKLLSYEERLVLCGDYNVIPDARDVYDPESWLGDALYAPPTRQKFRELLALGFTDALRATTDAPKQYTFWDYQAGAWQKNNGLRIDHLLLSPQAADRLESVAIDRDMRARDKPSDHVPIRVDLKA, from the coding sequence TTGCGCATCGCCACCTGGAACGTCAATTCCGTGCGCCAGCGTGTCGAGGCGCTCGTCGGCTATTTGCGCACTGTCCAGCCGGATGTTCTGTGCCTTCAGGAGCTGAAATGCCTGGAAGAGCAGTTCCCTCGGCTGGAGGTCGAGGCGGCGGGCTATAATGTCGCGATCCACGGCCAGAAATCCTATAATGGCGTCGCCATCCTTTCCAAGGCGCCGATGGAAATCGCCGTCGGCCTGCCGGGCGACGAAAACGACGCCCAGTCGCGCTATATCGAGGCCGTGATCCCCTGGGGCAAGACGGCGCTGCGGGTCGGCTGCCTCTATCTGCCCAACGGCAACCCGCTCGGCGCGGACAAATATGACTACAAGCTCGCCTGGATGGACCGGCTGATCGCCCATGCGCGCAAGCTGCTTTCATACGAAGAGCGGCTGGTTCTGTGCGGCGATTACAATGTCATCCCCGACGCGCGCGACGTGTACGACCCCGAGTCCTGGCTCGGCGACGCCCTTTACGCGCCGCCGACGCGGCAAAAATTCCGCGAATTGCTGGCGCTCGGCTTCACCGACGCCTTGCGCGCGACGACCGACGCGCCGAAGCAATATACTTTCTGGGATTATCAGGCCGGCGCCTGGCAGAAGAACAACGGTCTGCGGATCGACCATCTTCTGCTGTCGCCCCAGGCCGCCGACCGGCTGGAAAGCGTGGCCATCGACCGCGACATGAGGGCCAGGGACAAGCCTTCGGACCATGTGCCGATCAGGGTGGACTTGAAGGCCTGA
- the ruvX gene encoding Holliday junction resolvase RuvX translates to MTEPQKNAAVVTLDELAGQLKRNERLMGIDLGTKTIGLALSDVERRLATPLTTIKRVKYTPDVAQMLALADNHGVAAFVIGLPLNMDGTEGPRAQSTRAFVRQTAPLAKKPFVFWDERLSTAAVTRELIAQDVSRKTRAEVVDRMAAAYILQGALDRLHRLPG, encoded by the coding sequence ATGACCGAACCGCAGAAAAACGCCGCCGTCGTGACGCTGGACGAGCTTGCCGGCCAGTTGAAGCGCAACGAGCGGCTGATGGGGATCGACCTCGGAACCAAGACCATCGGCCTGGCCCTGTCCGATGTCGAACGGCGGCTCGCCACGCCGCTCACGACGATCAAGCGCGTCAAATATACGCCGGATGTCGCGCAGATGCTGGCCCTCGCCGACAACCACGGAGTTGCGGCTTTCGTGATCGGCCTGCCGCTCAATATGGACGGCACGGAAGGCCCGCGCGCCCAATCGACGCGCGCTTTCGTCAGACAAACCGCGCCCCTGGCCAAAAAACCCTTCGTGTTCTGGGACGAGCGGCTCTCGACCGCCGCCGTCACCCGCGAGTTGATCGCTCAGGACGTCTCGCGCAAAACGCGCGCGGAAGTTGTGGACCGGATGGCCGCGGCCTATATCCTGCAAGGCGCGTTGGACCGCCTCCATCGACTTCCGGGATAA
- a CDS encoding redoxin family protein, translated as MHIDRRAVVFGAGLAVASAGAGLWAWRHLGLRARLFNPFRADHFELAALPGLTDASGAAVPGFSSADIVGKSVYINAFASWCPFCRAEHEALMEFARSGARIYGAASLDQPEKTLHFLRENGNPYFRLGMDRHGFLFRALGARGIPAHFVFAPAPRLTFAAQGPMDFAQLRAKILPALA; from the coding sequence ATGCACATCGACCGCCGAGCGGTTGTTTTCGGCGCAGGTCTGGCCGTGGCTTCGGCGGGCGCTGGCCTGTGGGCGTGGCGTCATCTGGGCCTGAGGGCGCGGCTTTTCAACCCTTTTCGCGCGGACCATTTCGAACTGGCGGCGCTGCCCGGCCTGACAGACGCTTCAGGCGCCGCCGTTCCGGGCTTTTCCTCGGCCGACATTGTGGGGAAATCCGTCTATATCAACGCCTTCGCCTCGTGGTGCCCGTTCTGTCGCGCCGAACATGAAGCCTTGATGGAATTCGCGCGGTCAGGCGCCCGAATTTATGGCGCGGCCTCGCTCGACCAACCGGAAAAAACGCTTCATTTCCTGCGGGAAAACGGCAATCCCTATTTCAGGCTCGGCATGGATCGCCACGGCTTTCTGTTCCGCGCGCTCGGCGCGCGCGGCATACCGGCGCATTTCGTTTTCGCGCCGGCGCCGCGCCTGACCTTCGCCGCGCAAGGGCCGATGGATTTCGCCCAGTTGCGGGCGAAAATCCTGCCCGCCTTGGCTTAG
- a CDS encoding FAD-dependent monooxygenase has translation MSPANRATSRPAKARQEQKEPTGSRSGAGQPLEQWECDVLVAGAGSAGLSAAHAFAAQGRKVVVVGKVETNLAGRTVALFEGSLRFYRALGLWPRLAGHAAPMEGIRMIDDTGSIFPTGPKEFRSREIDLDAFGENIENNALVAELAQAAREDPSITLIEDLIDEFELNLSGARARLASGGRIETKFIVAGEGRNSQARQIAGITVTTWSYPQIALTALLAHDKPHHQISTEWHKRSGPFTFVPLRGREGEPCRSSLVWLVSPRDARRLQALPPEELAAEIEDESHGLLGAIRLDGPLGAFPMGAMKTSRVTGMRMALIGESAHLFPPIGAQGLNLTLRDIANLVDCLDGVDLDEPEEISRALERYERQRARDIGLRVRGIDILNRSLLIHALPVDFARAFALNFFSAIGPLRRALMREGVTPHGPTPKLMRARPPARRPSATRS, from the coding sequence ATGAGTCCGGCGAATCGCGCCACGAGTCGTCCCGCGAAGGCGCGACAGGAGCAGAAGGAGCCGACAGGCTCTCGCTCTGGCGCAGGCCAACCGCTCGAGCAATGGGAATGCGACGTGCTGGTCGCGGGCGCCGGCTCGGCCGGGCTTTCGGCCGCTCACGCCTTTGCCGCGCAGGGCCGCAAAGTGGTGGTCGTGGGCAAGGTCGAGACCAATCTCGCCGGCCGGACCGTGGCCTTGTTCGAAGGTTCGCTGCGCTTCTATCGCGCGCTCGGCCTGTGGCCGCGCCTCGCCGGTCACGCCGCCCCGATGGAGGGCATAAGGATGATCGACGACACCGGCTCGATCTTCCCGACCGGCCCCAAGGAGTTCCGCTCGCGCGAGATCGACCTCGACGCTTTCGGCGAGAATATCGAAAACAATGCTTTGGTCGCCGAACTCGCCCAGGCCGCGCGCGAAGATCCGTCGATCACCTTGATCGAGGACCTGATCGACGAGTTCGAGCTCAACCTTTCCGGCGCGCGCGCGCGGCTCGCCTCAGGCGGGCGGATCGAGACCAAGTTCATCGTCGCCGGCGAAGGCCGAAATTCCCAGGCGCGGCAGATCGCCGGCATAACGGTGACGACCTGGTCCTATCCCCAGATCGCGCTGACCGCTTTGCTCGCCCACGACAAGCCGCATCATCAGATTTCGACCGAATGGCACAAGCGTTCGGGCCCTTTCACCTTCGTGCCCCTGCGCGGACGCGAGGGCGAACCCTGCCGCTCCAGCCTGGTCTGGCTGGTCTCGCCGCGCGACGCCCGGCGCCTGCAAGCTTTGCCGCCGGAAGAACTCGCCGCCGAGATCGAGGACGAATCGCACGGCCTGCTCGGCGCGATCCGGCTCGACGGGCCGCTCGGCGCCTTCCCGATGGGCGCGATGAAAACCTCGCGGGTCACCGGCATGCGCATGGCGCTGATCGGCGAATCGGCCCATCTCTTCCCGCCGATCGGCGCGCAAGGCCTGAACCTGACCCTGCGCGACATCGCCAATCTGGTCGATTGCCTCGACGGCGTCGATCTCGACGAGCCGGAGGAAATCTCCCGCGCCCTGGAGCGTTACGAGCGCCAGCGCGCCCGCGACATCGGACTGCGGGTGCGCGGCATCGATATTCTCAACCGCTCCCTGCTCATTCACGCCTTGCCGGTCGATTTCGCGCGCGCTTTCGCCCTCAACTTCTTCTCGGCGATCGGGCCGTTGCGCCGCGCCCTGATGCGCGAGGGCGTCACCCCGCACGGCCCGACGCCGAAACTGATGCGCGCCCGCCCGCCGGCGCGGCGTCCGTCAGCGACAAGGAGCTGA
- a CDS encoding alpha/beta hydrolase gives MPEVIFNGPAGRLEGRFHPSKQRGAPIAIILHPHPQFGGTMNNQIVYQLYYAFAERGFSVLRFNFRGVGRSQGAFDHGQGELSDAAAALDWAQAISPEARSCWIAGVSFGSWIGMQLLMRRPEIEGFVSIAPPANRFDFTFLAPCPSSGLFVHGDQDRVAPIKEVTSVIEKLKTQKGIVIEHAVVEGANHFFEDRVDDLIGKVDAYLDKRLGNPPKIAIAARSD, from the coding sequence ATGCCCGAGGTGATTTTCAACGGACCCGCCGGTCGTCTCGAAGGACGTTTTCATCCGTCCAAACAGCGCGGCGCGCCCATAGCGATCATTCTTCATCCGCATCCGCAATTCGGCGGCACGATGAACAATCAGATCGTTTATCAGCTTTATTACGCCTTCGCCGAGCGCGGATTTTCCGTATTGCGCTTCAATTTCCGCGGCGTCGGCCGTTCGCAGGGCGCCTTCGACCATGGCCAGGGCGAATTGTCGGACGCTGCGGCCGCGCTCGACTGGGCGCAGGCGATCAGCCCGGAGGCGCGCTCGTGCTGGATCGCCGGCGTCTCCTTCGGCTCGTGGATCGGCATGCAGCTGCTGATGCGCCGCCCCGAGATCGAGGGCTTCGTATCGATCGCCCCGCCCGCCAACCGCTTCGACTTCACGTTTCTGGCGCCCTGCCCCTCTTCCGGCCTGTTCGTCCACGGCGATCAGGACCGCGTGGCGCCGATCAAGGAAGTCACCAGCGTCATAGAAAAGCTCAAGACCCAGAAGGGCATCGTCATCGAACACGCGGTGGTCGAAGGCGCCAACCATTTCTTCGAGGATCGCGTGGACGACCTGATCGGCAAGGTCGACGCCTATCTCGACAAGCGCCTCGGCAACCCGCCGAAGATCGCCATCGCGGCGCGGAGCGACTAA
- the pyrC gene encoding dihydroorotase, with translation MVQIKPHPLLAFVNARLIDPESGTETRGGVLVENGRISDFGAEVTAANLPREVALIECGGDVLCPGLIDLRAFVGEPGAEHRESIATATAAAAAGGVTTLVASPETHPPVDDPAVVDFLKRRARDHGRVRVLPTAAISKGLEGQEITEFGLLREADAVAFTDGSRSIRNSQTLRRAMTYARDFDALILHFPEDRDLAGSGVMNAGELATRLGLSGVPREAEAIALDRDIRLARMTGARYCAAPISTTLALDVIAKAKAEGLPVSCGVTINHLTLNENDIGSYRTFLKLKPPLRREEERLALVEAVASGLIDVVFSDHNPQDVETKRLPFGEADFGAVGLETLLAAGLRLVHAGHVPLSRLLRAMTTNPADILRLEQGRLKRGAPADLIRFDPDEPFVLNKDDLKSRCKNTPFDEARLQGVVKMTMVAGHIVHGAAAAMEQA, from the coding sequence ATGGTTCAAATAAAGCCTCATCCGCTGCTGGCTTTCGTCAACGCCCGCCTGATCGACCCGGAAAGCGGGACCGAGACGCGCGGCGGCGTTCTCGTCGAGAACGGGCGAATCAGTGATTTCGGCGCCGAGGTTACGGCGGCGAACCTGCCTCGCGAGGTCGCCCTGATCGAATGCGGCGGCGACGTCCTTTGTCCCGGCCTGATCGATTTGCGCGCCTTTGTCGGCGAGCCGGGCGCCGAGCACCGCGAATCCATCGCCACCGCCACGGCGGCGGCGGCGGCCGGCGGCGTCACCACTCTGGTGGCCAGTCCCGAGACCCATCCGCCGGTGGACGACCCGGCGGTGGTCGATTTCCTCAAGCGCCGGGCGCGCGATCATGGCCGGGTGCGGGTGCTGCCGACGGCGGCGATCTCCAAGGGGCTGGAGGGCCAGGAAATCACCGAATTCGGCCTGCTGCGCGAGGCGGACGCGGTGGCCTTCACCGACGGCTCGCGCTCGATCCGCAACAGCCAGACCCTGCGTCGCGCCATGACTTACGCCCGCGATTTCGACGCGCTGATCCTGCACTTCCCGGAGGATCGCGACCTCGCGGGCTCTGGGGTGATGAACGCGGGTGAATTGGCGACCCGGCTCGGCCTTTCCGGCGTGCCGCGCGAGGCCGAGGCCATTGCGCTCGACCGCGACATCAGGCTGGCGCGCATGACCGGGGCGCGCTATTGCGCCGCGCCCATTTCCACCACTTTGGCGCTGGACGTCATCGCCAAGGCCAAGGCGGAAGGGCTGCCCGTCTCCTGCGGCGTCACGATCAACCATCTGACGCTCAACGAGAACGACATCGGCTCCTATCGCACCTTTTTGAAGCTCAAGCCGCCGCTGCGGCGCGAGGAGGAGCGGCTCGCTTTGGTCGAGGCGGTCGCCAGCGGGCTGATTGACGTCGTTTTCTCCGACCATAATCCGCAGGACGTCGAAACCAAGCGCCTGCCCTTCGGCGAGGCCGATTTCGGCGCCGTGGGCCTCGAAACCCTGCTCGCGGCCGGGCTTCGCCTGGTTCACGCCGGCCATGTTCCGCTCAGCCGTCTGTTGCGCGCGATGACGACGAATCCCGCCGACATTCTGCGGCTGGAGCAGGGGCGGCTGAAGCGCGGCGCGCCCGCCGATCTCATTCGCTTCGATCCGGACGAGCCTTTCGTGCTGAACAAGGACGATCTCAAGTCGAGATGCAAGAACACGCCCTTCGACGAGGCGCGCCTGCAGGGCGTGGTCAAGATGACCATGGTCGCCGGCCATATCGTCCATGGCGCGGCGGCGGCGATGGAGCAGGCATGA